A single window of Myxocyprinus asiaticus isolate MX2 ecotype Aquarium Trade chromosome 34, UBuf_Myxa_2, whole genome shotgun sequence DNA harbors:
- the LOC127425647 gene encoding vesicle-associated membrane protein 2-like, translating into MSAPDAAASSGAPGGPDGEGGTPAAPPNLSSNRRLQQTQAQVDEVVDIMRVNVDKVLERDQKLSELDDRADALQAGASQFESSAAKLKNKYWWKNAKMMIIMGIIGVIMVGVVFMYFYY; encoded by the exons AT GTCTGCCCCCGATGCCGCTGCGAGTTCTGGTGCCCCAGGGGGCCCAGATGGTGAGGGGGGTACACCCGCCGCACCTCCTAACCTCAGCAGCAACCGTCGTCTGCAACAGACACAGGCCCAAGTGGATGAG GTGGTGGATATCATGCGTGTGAATGTGGACAAGGTTCTAGAGAGAGATCAGAAGCTTTCAGAGCTCGATGACCGGGCAGATGCGCTGCAGGCCGGAGCATCACAGTTCGAGAGCAGTGCTGccaagctgaaaaacaagtaCTGGTGGAAGAATGCTAAG aTGATGATCATTATGGGCATTATTGGGGTCATCATGGTGGGCGTTGTTTTCA TGTACTTCTACTACTGA
- the LOC127425621 gene encoding chromosomal protein D1-like: protein MEVDNTDGSENIVPNGSTHPPKRGRGRPRGSLNKKFSSEKVATHNARPSKKVELFSPEIIIRSKVKKRGRPKKLKMRGRPRKIPLTPEEESERIDRLSKQRKRKLWKPLGRPRIHPVKEGPKIKRARGRPRKYETMPESSSQNDTHPPSVEISLDAADGPPSKRGRPLGSLKKRGRPGGSTKTSTTKVSDGTPRKRGRPPGSGNKVKIVKQVDGTPKKRGRPPGSSNKVKIMKRVDGTPKKRGRPPGSGIKVTAKWVGEGPRKRGRPPGSGKIKVCVPDSVDYDVGSYTAASGQSRKRGRPRKVQLASVLEKLTPAHTEEDKMENDEPSPKRSRNLDSTSQTPNETTAEDNGASENNKDPEDEEEEEDDNSDSPKVNNISEKEIEEAASSKMLSGKSKKKK, encoded by the coding sequence ATGGAGGTTGATAATACAGATGGATCTGAAAACATTGTGCCCAACGGCAGTACCCATCCACCCAAACGTGGCAGAGGCAGACCACGAGGGTCACTCAATAAGAAATTCTCATCTGAGAAAGTGGCAACACACAATGCCAGGCCGTCCAAAAAGGTGGAATTATTTTCTCCTGAAATAATCATAAGGTCAAAGGTGAAGAAACGTGGTCGAccaaaaaagttaaaaatgcGTGGCAGGCCAAGAAAGATCCCACTTACACCTGAGGAAGAATCAGAGAGAATTGATAGGTTGAGTAAACAACGGAAGCGAAAACTTTGGAAGCCCCTCGGAAGGCCACGCATTCATCCTGTTAAAGAGGGTCCCAAGATCAAAAGGGCAAGAGGAAGACCTCGCAAATATGAAACCATGCCAGAATCGTCGTCGCAAAACGATACACACCCACCAAGTGTTGAAATTAGCCTTGATGCTGCTGATGGCCCCCCTTCAAAGAGAGGGAGGCCATTGGGCTCATTAAAGAAGAGGGGTCGGCCTGGAGGTTCCACCAAGACTTCAACCACCAAGGTCTCAGATGGGACCCCAAGAAAGAGGGGCCGTCCTCCAGGCTCTGGAAACAAAGTGAAGATTGTAAAACAAGTTGACGGAACTCCTAAAAAGAGGGGGCGACCCCCAGGCTCCAGTAACAAAGTGAAGATCATGAAACGCGTTGATGGAACTCCTAAAAAGAGGGGGCGACCCCCAGGTTCTGGAATAAAGGTGACCGCAAAGTGGGTCGGAGAAGGTCCTCGAAAGAGAGGTCGCCCACCAGGCTCTggtaaaatcaaagtttgtgtacCAGATTCGGTAGATTATGATGTGGGTAGCTACACCGCCGCCAGTGGTCAGTCTCGTAAGAGAGGCCGTCCACGAAAAGTCCAGCTGGCTTCAGTGCTTGAAAAACTTACCCCTGCGCACACAGAGGAAGACAAGATGGAGAATGATGAACCCTCTCCCAAACGATCCCGTAACTTGGATTCCACATCACAAACTCCAAATGAGACCACAGCAGAGGATAATGGGGCAAGTGAGAACAATAAAGACCCAGAGGatgaagaggaagaagaggatgaCAACAGTGATTCTCCAAAAGTGAACAACATAAGTGAAAAAGAGATCGAAGAGGCAGCCTCTTCTAAGATGCTGTCTGGTAaatcaaaaaaaaagaaataa